GAACAAACTCAACAGCACCGCTACCCACGAATCGAACCCGTCCATCCTGGGCATGGTGAAGAGCGTGCAGCACCTGCTCCAAGTAACCGAACTGTAAGACTATTATCGTCATGCTTAATCTCAGCAATCTATCGCCCGCCTACGGCTCGACTAAAAACGAGAAGCGGATTGGCCGGGGCGAAGGCTCCACGCGCGGTGGCACGTCGACCCGTGGTCACAAAGGCGCCAAGTCGCGTTCGGGCTACAAGCGCAAGTCCGGCTTCGAAGGTGGCCAAATGCCCCTCCAGCGCCGTGTGCCCAAGTTCGGCTTCACGAACATCAACCGCGTCGAGTACAAAGCCATCAACCTCGATGTGCTCGCTGGCCTCCTCGAGAAGAACAGCGCCACCACCCTGGATGCCGCTTACTTCGTGGCCGCCGGTCTGGTTTCGAAAAACGCCAAAATCAAAGTTCTCGGCCGTGGCGAAATCGCCACTGCTGTAGAAGTTCATGCTCACGC
This DNA window, taken from Hymenobacter sp. 5317J-9, encodes the following:
- the rplO gene encoding 50S ribosomal protein L15: MLNLSNLSPAYGSTKNEKRIGRGEGSTRGGTSTRGHKGAKSRSGYKRKSGFEGGQMPLQRRVPKFGFTNINRVEYKAINLDVLAGLLEKNSATTLDAAYFVAAGLVSKNAKIKVLGRGEIATAVEVHAHAFSKSAVEAIEKAGGKAVTL
- the rpmD gene encoding 50S ribosomal protein L30, which translates into the protein MAQIQVKLVRSAIDRPERQKRTVQSLGLNKLNSTATHESNPSILGMVKSVQHLLQVTEL